A region from the Drosophila bipectinata strain 14024-0381.07 chromosome 3R, DbipHiC1v2, whole genome shotgun sequence genome encodes:
- the LOC108129451 gene encoding uncharacterized protein has product MYKGTLLCCLLLGLILAMASAYNGQDIYAEPNCAIVDDHARKFRDISDPTHYWVCPEGQEKADYIQCPDNHAFMEPQQACVVWEEWKWIEPYTK; this is encoded by the exons ATGTACAAGG GCACTCTCCTCTGCTGCCTGCTCCTGGGCCTGATCCTGGCTATGGCCAGCGCCTACAACGGCCAGGACATCTACGCCGAGCCCAACTGCGCCATTGTTGACGATCACGCCCGCAAGTTCCGCGACATTTCCGATCCCACCCACTACTGGGTTTGCCCTGAGGGACAGGAGAAGGCCGACTACATCCAGTGCCCGGACAACCACGCTTTCATGGAGCCTCAGCAGGCTTGTGTCGTCTGGGAGGAATGGAAGTGGATCGAACCATACACCAAATAA